AAAATAACGTAATTAAATACTAAATAACACCCAGCGGCGTTCACCGTTGAAAATAACAATAAATAATATCGAGCTATTCTCTGCACTTTCCCTCAAATGTGAGCATTACCACTGGCCACAGCACCATCCCAACTGGCGCCAAAAGTTATCCCATCCCATCGTCTTCGTCACCAGCATTTGCAACCCGGCATCCATCGTATCTCTGACCACACACCATACGAAGCGTATGCAGATAATGTTACATCTCATTTCCATCCCTACATCGCAAGTGTCTTTGGGTGCTCCTTGCCGTGGGCATGGCCATGTGATGATTTGGCAGCGAAAAAGTCGTCGTAGATAACATAGGCGGTGAAAGCAACGATCGCTGTGCCGAGACCAGGGAACATGCTCCTATACTATCATTAGAAAGATGTCGATTGCAGAACAAAAGAGGTACGCACCGGAACATGGCCTTGTTGCTGAAGATGGGGGATTTTCGCCACGCCTCTCGGGCGGCCCAAGGATCACGGTAAAGGGGACCTGGCATCTGGACGTAAGCTGGGCAGCAAGGAGAAATGCCTACCTCTTCTGTTGTGCGAGTGGATGTGTGGTGTATGAGTGGGACGGGGGAGGGCGAGGTATACGTAGACGGGGATAGCGGTGTTATGTAATGTGGCAAAGACTACTCGCACTAAAACCTCGTTCTATTTCCTCTTGCACCACGAGCGTTCCTCTACAaatttctttctctccactATTTCTccccctcatctcccatcATGTCCCTCCGCTCATTGTCAGAGCGAACGAGGGACGCAGTCCTGGCTCTCCTCGGCCAGCAGATACGCCCGCCAGATACAGACCAACAATGGACCCACCTGCTGCAGCCCACCAGCCAGACCAACAGGAGCATCATCTTGTGGCTCCTCgtctttgtctttttgcTAATTGGGGGTGAGTACACCGTGTCGTGGAGCGATGGGCATCACTGATTTTGCGAAAGCGGTCGTTACAAATCCCTCTGAAACATGCTTTCGATCACACCTTACCGAATTATCCTTTCGGAGTGCAATGGCAGACTTTCGGCGTTCAGAAGACGAAGCGAATGATGAGCATGGAAACAAGCAGGGTTCTCTTCCGGTTACCGGGGCAGATACACCTACCCTCCAGCCCATATCGCCGTTACGTTTCGCCAACCGCGTCGCTATTTCATTGAGGACTCCAACACTATACTACCGGTCATTTTTCTTGCTTTCAATAGCAATAACTCCGCCACTTCAATCACCTGCTTACCTCTCTGATAGTCGGCAAACGAAAAAGAATGCCAGTATAAAGGAGAGACATTTGTTATGGGTAGGCACTTGGGGCAGCTGGAGCGAGGTCATGTTGATACCGTTGTATTTGGAGTGGGTGTGGAGAGTAGTGACACGGGGAgcaaaagagaagagcaggaagagGGCATCAGTGGATAAGCCTGGTGTATTTGAGATTCGTTCGGTAGCCCTCAAGGAGGAACCTGTTACTCCCAATCGTAAGCGTTCCCCCTTTGTTTCCGCGTCACAAAGCTGACTGATGTCTCCAGCCAAAGCGTCTCTTTCCCCCGCCACCGCCAAGCACCTTCGCAGATCCGACTCGTCTACAAACATACCGGATGTACTCCCCCTTCACTCTCGCCCACCTTCACCAACTTCTCGTCCCCCGTCTATAGTCAACCTTGTACCCCCGTCATCTCCTGCCCCCGAAATTGCGTCGCCCCTCATCAACTCTTTGAAAGCCGAACTTGCCGCCGCCCAGAATGTCGTGCAAGAATTACAAAACCAGCTCTCGACGCACGATCAATCTGTCCACGAAGCGCATGCTCATTTGCAGTCCACTCTTGACGACTTGCGTAATCGCCGCAAGGAGGACGATGCCGAGAGGCAAGAACTCAAGGCGCGGACAAAGAACCTCGAAGAGCAGAAACGTCAGGCAGAGAGTGCACGGCGCGAAGCGGAAAAGAAGTTGCGGGCAGTTGAGATCATGAGGGATGGGCTGGAGAACAAAATCAAGGGTGCAGAAGGGTCAGTCAAGGGTACGCGGGAACAAATAGGAGGTAGTCAACAGAGTGTAAAAGTATTACAACAGGAAGGGGATCGACATGCTGTGGGAGCGAGACAAGAAGTGGAGCGGAAACAACAAGAGTTGAGGAATGTGGAGGCAGCGATTGGAATGGTGGAAGCaaagaatgaagagctggaaagCAGAGTCAAGGAAGCGGAGGAAAAGTTGAAGGGTGTGATTGAAGCAGGCGAGGCGGCGCGAAAAATTGgcccagaagaagaaatgatgatgatggcggcGGCTTACGAGGTTGCGGCGCAAGAAGGCTACTTGCATGGCTACCAACATGCTCATGGTGGCAACAGTCATTGGGCCACGCAGGCAGCTGCATATATGGCGGAAGCTGGTATGCCCCATCTCGGCTACGACTACACCGCTCGTCCAACCTCGCACATTTCTACTACTGGTTTCGGTCATCTCTCCAAGGGTACTTTTGCGTCATCTTCGTCTAGGGACTTGAAAGAACTCAGGTATACAGACGTGTCTGGCTTTGAAGACTTTGGGCCTGGGAGTGCTAGCGTGAGCAGGAGGGTGAGTGGAGTGGATGCGGGCAAGAAGCAGGAGAGCACGGCGAGTGATAGTGAATCGGATGTCTATGGGCATGATCCAGGATCACCGAATGGCGGAATCTCCTCGTCTTTCAGCGccaatctccttcctcaaggtctcttctcttcactcGAAGGCGAGACACCGTATGTTGGAGCTGGTGACGAGTCCTCGACGTTTGATGATCCTCTCAAGCTTGATTTGGGAGAACAAGACGTGCACGCGGACAACTTTTCCAattcctctgcttcatctCCTGAACAACCTGCTCTCTCTCATCACTCATCATTCTCCAACCCTACTACAGCCCATGTTGAACCTATCAAACGACCCAGTGGCAGTGCAAGccactctcttcttccttatcCATCGTcgacttctccttctttggGACCCAATGGTCTTGCTCCGCCGGCGCATAGTACGACTCCGCCTCTGATACCTGGTCTCCCAACTTTGCCCGGCTCGCGCCGTTGGTTTAGTGGTACCCTATCCAACGACAGTCTGCCCAACAAGTCtacatcttccttttcaacCTCTGGCTTTCCTTCTGGTGTAACCAAACTGGGTTATCAGCACCCTACGACAACGACATCCAACGACTCTCTCCATATGGGCATTGGTAATTCGGGCGCGGGAGGGTATGAGAGCCCTTTTGCACCTACagagggggagaagaaggcgttGGCGATGGCGCAAGGGAAATGGGGTGGGCTGAGTAAGCGTTGGACaggtggtggggaaggatggCCCAGTGGACTGGGATGGGGCAGGAGGGATGtggggatggtggaggGAAGGGCGAGCTCGGAAGGACATCGGATAGAGATTAGTCAGGTGGTGGGGCAGAGCCAAGGGGAGATGAGGcaaggcgaggagggtgaTAAGCCGGGGCTCAAGTCCAAGTTTTCGTTTCTTCGCAAGAGCCAGAATCAGCTTTCCGAGTCTCGTTCCTAAAGCCTAGTCTTTTGTTCACTGGGGTTTTTTTGGTTGGATAAAGCGGGTCACGCGAGGAGTAAGGGTAAAAGTTCA
This Cryptococcus neoformans var. neoformans JEC21 chromosome 9 sequence DNA region includes the following protein-coding sequences:
- a CDS encoding expressed protein: MPGPLYRDPWAAREAWRKSPIFSNKAMFRSMFPGLGTAIVAFTAYVIYDDFFAAKSSHGHAHGKEHPKTLAM